A window from Purpureocillium takamizusanense chromosome 3, complete sequence encodes these proteins:
- a CDS encoding uncharacterized protein (COG:S~EggNog:ENOG503P092), translated as MLTPTIANRFRWLYAVGNTPATNLARSIPHGEDADILTLGCGDLRNILYTAYVEKGLAPRKLDFTCCDFDEKVIGRNIIFLTFVVDRNEKATDDSLWDIYYHLFLDDATSELVLQQTQKLTPLLESLDTWKKGPYHRILRFCDKDTLDDVRRVCHRVLAASEARHGVAHRKAFVKCLQATKGIRDQVVGAGGHSITGLRSAAPLSLKAVDSISRASMQYARDGTVTPRSDGVDIPNPMFAGLLSDTEILHYGTDPALGYHLATAYAPLAAGSPLRPEATYTAFKAAAAAKAQFREWLSALRLMVEHGVVFRFVVAEVYAFCHTLQNVAASGQPLANWYRRQWDLKRLRLDDSVYGATGDGPTIFDVIDTSNLSDHVGPLNLLVSTAPLLKATPWATLNTELMLSKHKSLKEALTGILGGHAPTMSLLLGISPVQYWTNAKCESHVDEVFLGLMTEPSQRDRGETQLHSRLSWKRDDQFSGQTHGRGPLHMEAKTLSRLLFHIYLDMFNVEEYAGVHKNANTRNAVYPSVHRGSFAALLKVVMHRVKTDWSAVCSTLLDTIAQDRTLSMSSNYMQELGVQMYIQGVSTESWLLNEASTLPSTGPLRGWKNIPLAVAVTLVVPRQAFTRLFDLPPEDKMASPTLVASLRAGPASANQWHNMYADVHITFGSVTTSSMSEDSPLIVEQDDLGFAGSSPLIASFMVPTAVLQVEPTTADIGLAIRPSGQAVGLYGPKLGLSMSVFDTTLGDSNRVFISRFMPNQESDRVTGAGVKPLVLTEEEPEHHTVKMIAEIPASESRISTITGHVDITSAKGKSLLRDKIHIELLQDDPFVIRAVFGDSDLVCPLRFPVPVVREGCRSRVARTSGYLEVIAPLANPVDADILAGFIFPTLLSASRLPVALNTPHINLDGLPILDVNEKEEMGWLTTLTSMHFSAREKRLRELTFGKSGISENPRVNFKESVFTMFMLASGLQGDQTGMFAINHPERGGIHMLIFVSAMRLDGDTASVVLDAAVIPFTTEMITSGKMDDFLLLLRTLECGTITVNDAELVLWKRVLPSLVERCRTWVHLPSCEYKKAGATVPLSVKPAEKFLCSCGNGKLPDGFLSLPDWDTAAPNAVRVAISPTFCVPFVEDIVDAAAMGAATAPTAEKERCRSCGRTEGRDGGALKKCMRCQDAKYCSAECQKKDWKKHRMECKELSG; from the exons atgctcaCGCCGACAATCGCCAACCGGTTCAGATGGCTGTACGCCGTGGGCAACACGCCGGCCACCAACCTTGCCCGTAGCATTCCTCACGGCGAAGACGCGGACATCTTGACtctcggctgcggcgaccTCAGGAACATCCTGTACACTGCCTATGTTGAGAAAGGCCTTG CCCCTCGGAAGCTCGACTTTACGTGCTGCGATTTTGACGAGAAAGTCATTG GGAGAAACATCATCTTCTTGACATTTGTTGTGGATCGAAACGAAAAGGCCACGGATGACTCGCTTTGGGACATTTACTACCACCTCTTCCTGGACGACGCCACTTCGGAGCTCGTGCTCCAACAGACGCAAAAACTCACTCCGCTCCTCGAGTCTCTCGATACGTGGAAGAAGGGTCCTTACCACCGCATTTTGCGGTTCTGCGACAAGGACACGCTCGATGACGTCCGGCGCGTCTGCCATCGCGTCCTCGCGGCCTCGGAGGCTCGCCATGGAGTCGCCCATCGCAAGGCGTTTGTCAAGTGCTTGCAGGCCACAAAGGGCATCCGCGATCAAGTTGTAGGGGCTGGTGGCCATAGCATTACGGGCCTCCGCTCTGCAGCTCCCTTATCGCTCAAGGCCGTGGACAGCATCTCCCGGGCGAGCATGCAGTACGCCAGAGATGGCACGGTGACGCCGAGATCCGACGGTGTAGACATCCCGAACCCAATGTTTGCCGGACTGCTCTCGGACACGGAGATACTCCACTACGGAACGGACCCTGCCCTGGGATACCATCTTGCCACGGCCTATGCGCCACTGGCCGCAGGCTCGCCGCTAAGACCTGAGGCCACATACACCGCATtcaaggcggcagcggcagcaaagGCCCAATTCCGCGAATGGTTGTCTGCTCTACGTTTGATGGTGGAACACGGCGTCGTGTTTAGATTTGTGGTGGCAGAGGTCTACGCCTTCTGCCACACTCTCCAAAACGTGGCTGCATCCGGGCAGCCCTTGGCAAACTGGTATCGACGACAGTGGGATCTCAAGCGGCTCCGACTTGATGACAGCGTATACGGAGCTaccggcgacggcccgacGATCTTTGACGTGATCGATACTTCTAACCTATCCGACCATGTTGGGCCACTCAACCTCCTGGTTTCCACCGCACCTTTGCTGAAAGCCACGCCATGGGCAACGCTCAATACCGAGCTCATGCTGAGCAAGCACAAGTCTCTAAAGGAGGCCTTGACCGGCATCCTTGGTGGGCACGCACCTACAATGTCTCTGCTGCTGGGTATCAGCCCTGTTCAGTATTGGACAAACGCCAAGTGCGAGTCGCACGTGGACGAGGTCTTTCTCGGACTCATGACTGAACCGTCCCAGAGGGATCGAGGCGAAACCCAGCTTCACAGCCGGCTTTCGTGGAAGCGAGATGATCAGTTCTCTGGCCAGACGCATGGCCGCGGTCCGCTGCACATGGAGGCAAAGACTCTCTCGAGGCTGCTTTTTCATATTTACCTGGACATGTTTAATGTCGAGGAGTATGCGGGTGTCCACAAGAACGCGAACACGAGAAACGCAGTCTATCCCAGTGTCCATCGTGGGAGCTTTGCCGCCCTGCTGAAAGTGGTGATGCATCGCGTCAAGACGGACTGGTCCGCGGTGTGTTCTACGCTGCTCGACACCATCGCCCAGGACCGCACCCTCAGCATGTCAAGCAATTATATGCAAGAGTTGGGTGTGCAGATGTACATCCAAGGTGTCAGTACCGAATCCTGGCTGCTCAACGAAGCCAGCACTCTGCCAAGCACGGGCCCCCTACGTGGGTGGAAGAACATCCCacttgccgttgccgtcacACTGGTGGTGCCCAGGCAGGCATTCACGAGGCTGTTCGACCTGCCTCCAGAGGACAAGATGGCGTCGCCTACGCTCGTCGCCTCACTACGAGCTGGACCTGCATCCGCCAATCAGTGGCACAACATGTACGCTGACGTCCATATCACCTTTGGGAGCGTCACGACCAGCTCCATGAGCGAGGACTCTCCCCTTATCGTTGAGCAGGATGATCTTGGGTTCGCAGGCTCCTCGCCGTTGATTGCTTCTTTCATGGTGCCAACGGCAGTACTTCAAGTGGAGCCAACAACAGCGGACATCGGTCTTGCTATCCGGCCATCGGGCCAGGCTGTGGGACTTTACGGCCCCAAACTAGGCTTGTCCATGTCGGTCTTTGACACGACCCTTGGAGACTCGAATAGAGTCTTTATCTCGAGGTTCATGCCTAACCAAGAATCAGATCGGGTGACGGGCGCTGGCGTCAAGCCGTTGGTGCTCACGGAAGAAGAGCCCGAGCATCACACGGTCAAGATGATTGCAGAGATTCCCGCATCCGAATCACGGATTTCCACCATCACCGGCCATGTTGACATCACGTCCGCCAAGGGGAAAAGTCTCTTACGAGACAAGATCCATATCGAGCTGTTACAGGATGACCCCTTCGTGATCCGTGCAGTATTTGGAGACTCAGATCTGGTCTGCCCCCTGCGATTCCCTGTGCCAGTTGTGAGGGAAGGGTGCAGGAGTCGCGTCGCTCGCACGTCGGGTTACTTGGAAGTGATTGCGCCTCTGGCAAACCCCGTCGATGCGGATATCCTGGCAGGCTTCATCTTCCCGACACTGCTGTCCGCGTCAAGATTGCCCGTGGCATTGAACACGCCCCATATCAACCTGGACGGGCTGCCAATCCTGGATGTGAACGAGAAAGAGGAAATGGGATGGCTTACTACGTTAACGTCGATGCATTTCTCTGCTCGAGAAAAGCGTCTCCGCGAGTTGACGTTTGGAAAGAGCGGCATTTCCGAGAACCCGCGGGTCAACTTCAAGGAGTCCGTCTTCACCATGTTCATGCTGGCGTCGGGTCTCCAGGGTGACCAGACTGGCATGTTTGCCATAAACCATCCCGAGAGAGGTGGCATACACATGCTGATCTTCGTGTCCGCGATGCGATTGGACGGCGACACGGCCTCGGTTGTGCTGGACGCCGCTGTCATACCCTTCACAACAGAGATGATTACATCGGGCAAGATGGACGACTTTCTTCTGCTCCTCAGAACCTTGGAATGTGGCACGATTACCGTCAACGACGCAGAACTGGTCCTGTGGAAGAGAGTTCTTCCGTCGCTCGTCGAGAGGTGCCGGACCTGGGTCCATTTGCCGAGCTGCGAATATAAAAAGGCCGGAGCAACAGTGCCTCTCAGCGTCAAACCGGCCGAGAAATTTCTCTGCTCGTGCGGCAACGGCAAGTTACCAGATGGCTTCCTCTCGCTGCCGGACTGGGACACTGCTGCCCCCAATGCGGTACGGGTCGCAATCAGCCCGACATTTTGCGTGCCGTTTGTGGAGGATAtcgtggacgcggcggcgatgggcgcaGCGACGGCCCCAACGGCCGAGAAGGAGCGCTGTCGCAGCTGTGGTAGGACCGAGGGCAGAGACGGTGGCGCTTTGAAAAAGTGCATGCGGTGCCAGGACGCCAAGTACTGCTCAGCCGAGTGCCAGAAGAAGGACTGGAAGAAGCATCGTATGGAGTGCAAAGAGTTGAGTGGCTAA
- a CDS encoding uncharacterized protein (COG:S~EggNog:ENOG503P092) — MQYARDGTVTPRSDGVDIPNPMFAGLLSDTEILHYGTDPALGYHLATAYAPLAAGSPLRPEATYTAFKAAAAAKAQFREWLSALRLMVEHGVVFRFVVAEVYAFCHTLQNVAASGQPLANWYRRQWDLKRLRLDDSVYGATGDGPTIFDVIDTSNLSDHVGPLNLLVSTAPLLKATPWATLNTELMLSKHKSLKEALTGILGGHAPTMSLLLGISPVQYWTNAKCESHVDEVFLGLMTEPSQRDRGETQLHSRLSWKRDDQFSGQTHGRGPLHMEAKTLSRLLFHIYLDMFNVEEYAGVHKNANTRNAVYPSVHRGSFAALLKVVMHRVKTDWSAVCSTLLDTIAQDRTLSMSSNYMQELGVQMYIQGVSTESWLLNEASTLPSTGPLRGWKNIPLAVAVTLVVPRQAFTRLFDLPPEDKMASPTLVASLRAGPASANQWHNMYADVHITFGSVTTSSMSEDSPLIVEQDDLGFAGSSPLIASFMVPTAVLQVEPTTADIGLAIRPSGQAVGLYGPKLGLSMSVFDTTLGDSNRVFISRFMPNQESDRVTGAGVKPLVLTEEEPEHHTVKMIAEIPASESRISTITGHVDITSAKGKSLLRDKIHIELLQDDPFVIRAVFGDSDLVCPLRFPVPVVREGCRSRVARTSGYLEVIAPLANPVDADILAGFIFPTLLSASRLPVALNTPHINLDGLPILDVNEKEEMGWLTTLTSMHFSAREKRLRELTFGKSGISENPRVNFKESVFTMFMLASGLQGDQTGMFAINHPERGGIHMLIFVSAMRLDGDTASVVLDAAVIPFTTEMITSGKMDDFLLLLRTLECGTITVNDAELVLWKRVLPSLVERCRTWVHLPSCEYKKAGATVPLSVKPAEKFLCSCGNGKLPDGFLSLPDWDTAAPNAVRVAISPTFCVPFVEDIVDAAAMGAATAPTAEKERCRSCGRTEGRDGGALKKCMRCQDAKYCSAECQKKDWKKHRMECKELSG, encoded by the coding sequence ATGCAGTACGCCAGAGATGGCACGGTGACGCCGAGATCCGACGGTGTAGACATCCCGAACCCAATGTTTGCCGGACTGCTCTCGGACACGGAGATACTCCACTACGGAACGGACCCTGCCCTGGGATACCATCTTGCCACGGCCTATGCGCCACTGGCCGCAGGCTCGCCGCTAAGACCTGAGGCCACATACACCGCATtcaaggcggcagcggcagcaaagGCCCAATTCCGCGAATGGTTGTCTGCTCTACGTTTGATGGTGGAACACGGCGTCGTGTTTAGATTTGTGGTGGCAGAGGTCTACGCCTTCTGCCACACTCTCCAAAACGTGGCTGCATCCGGGCAGCCCTTGGCAAACTGGTATCGACGACAGTGGGATCTCAAGCGGCTCCGACTTGATGACAGCGTATACGGAGCTaccggcgacggcccgacGATCTTTGACGTGATCGATACTTCTAACCTATCCGACCATGTTGGGCCACTCAACCTCCTGGTTTCCACCGCACCTTTGCTGAAAGCCACGCCATGGGCAACGCTCAATACCGAGCTCATGCTGAGCAAGCACAAGTCTCTAAAGGAGGCCTTGACCGGCATCCTTGGTGGGCACGCACCTACAATGTCTCTGCTGCTGGGTATCAGCCCTGTTCAGTATTGGACAAACGCCAAGTGCGAGTCGCACGTGGACGAGGTCTTTCTCGGACTCATGACTGAACCGTCCCAGAGGGATCGAGGCGAAACCCAGCTTCACAGCCGGCTTTCGTGGAAGCGAGATGATCAGTTCTCTGGCCAGACGCATGGCCGCGGTCCGCTGCACATGGAGGCAAAGACTCTCTCGAGGCTGCTTTTTCATATTTACCTGGACATGTTTAATGTCGAGGAGTATGCGGGTGTCCACAAGAACGCGAACACGAGAAACGCAGTCTATCCCAGTGTCCATCGTGGGAGCTTTGCCGCCCTGCTGAAAGTGGTGATGCATCGCGTCAAGACGGACTGGTCCGCGGTGTGTTCTACGCTGCTCGACACCATCGCCCAGGACCGCACCCTCAGCATGTCAAGCAATTATATGCAAGAGTTGGGTGTGCAGATGTACATCCAAGGTGTCAGTACCGAATCCTGGCTGCTCAACGAAGCCAGCACTCTGCCAAGCACGGGCCCCCTACGTGGGTGGAAGAACATCCCacttgccgttgccgtcacACTGGTGGTGCCCAGGCAGGCATTCACGAGGCTGTTCGACCTGCCTCCAGAGGACAAGATGGCGTCGCCTACGCTCGTCGCCTCACTACGAGCTGGACCTGCATCCGCCAATCAGTGGCACAACATGTACGCTGACGTCCATATCACCTTTGGGAGCGTCACGACCAGCTCCATGAGCGAGGACTCTCCCCTTATCGTTGAGCAGGATGATCTTGGGTTCGCAGGCTCCTCGCCGTTGATTGCTTCTTTCATGGTGCCAACGGCAGTACTTCAAGTGGAGCCAACAACAGCGGACATCGGTCTTGCTATCCGGCCATCGGGCCAGGCTGTGGGACTTTACGGCCCCAAACTAGGCTTGTCCATGTCGGTCTTTGACACGACCCTTGGAGACTCGAATAGAGTCTTTATCTCGAGGTTCATGCCTAACCAAGAATCAGATCGGGTGACGGGCGCTGGCGTCAAGCCGTTGGTGCTCACGGAAGAAGAGCCCGAGCATCACACGGTCAAGATGATTGCAGAGATTCCCGCATCCGAATCACGGATTTCCACCATCACCGGCCATGTTGACATCACGTCCGCCAAGGGGAAAAGTCTCTTACGAGACAAGATCCATATCGAGCTGTTACAGGATGACCCCTTCGTGATCCGTGCAGTATTTGGAGACTCAGATCTGGTCTGCCCCCTGCGATTCCCTGTGCCAGTTGTGAGGGAAGGGTGCAGGAGTCGCGTCGCTCGCACGTCGGGTTACTTGGAAGTGATTGCGCCTCTGGCAAACCCCGTCGATGCGGATATCCTGGCAGGCTTCATCTTCCCGACACTGCTGTCCGCGTCAAGATTGCCCGTGGCATTGAACACGCCCCATATCAACCTGGACGGGCTGCCAATCCTGGATGTGAACGAGAAAGAGGAAATGGGATGGCTTACTACGTTAACGTCGATGCATTTCTCTGCTCGAGAAAAGCGTCTCCGCGAGTTGACGTTTGGAAAGAGCGGCATTTCCGAGAACCCGCGGGTCAACTTCAAGGAGTCCGTCTTCACCATGTTCATGCTGGCGTCGGGTCTCCAGGGTGACCAGACTGGCATGTTTGCCATAAACCATCCCGAGAGAGGTGGCATACACATGCTGATCTTCGTGTCCGCGATGCGATTGGACGGCGACACGGCCTCGGTTGTGCTGGACGCCGCTGTCATACCCTTCACAACAGAGATGATTACATCGGGCAAGATGGACGACTTTCTTCTGCTCCTCAGAACCTTGGAATGTGGCACGATTACCGTCAACGACGCAGAACTGGTCCTGTGGAAGAGAGTTCTTCCGTCGCTCGTCGAGAGGTGCCGGACCTGGGTCCATTTGCCGAGCTGCGAATATAAAAAGGCCGGAGCAACAGTGCCTCTCAGCGTCAAACCGGCCGAGAAATTTCTCTGCTCGTGCGGCAACGGCAAGTTACCAGATGGCTTCCTCTCGCTGCCGGACTGGGACACTGCTGCCCCCAATGCGGTACGGGTCGCAATCAGCCCGACATTTTGCGTGCCGTTTGTGGAGGATAtcgtggacgcggcggcgatgggcgcaGCGACGGCCCCAACGGCCGAGAAGGAGCGCTGTCGCAGCTGTGGTAGGACCGAGGGCAGAGACGGTGGCGCTTTGAAAAAGTGCATGCGGTGCCAGGACGCCAAGTACTGCTCAGCCGAGTGCCAGAAGAAGGACTGGAAGAAGCATCGTATGGAGTGCAAAGAGTTGAGTGGCTAA